One region of Magnetococcales bacterium genomic DNA includes:
- a CDS encoding XRE family transcriptional regulator, producing the protein MNRRNGGSLDAFLEEEGILDEVSARARKRLLALQLADIMKQERLTKTHLARELNTSRSQVDRLLDPENTTITLESLDRLAHAVGRQLRIEFA; encoded by the coding sequence ATGAATAGACGTAATGGCGGTTCCCTGGACGCATTCCTGGAGGAAGAAGGCATTCTGGATGAAGTCTCCGCAAGGGCCAGGAAGAGACTTCTGGCCTTGCAGTTGGCGGACATCATGAAGCAGGAACGCCTGACCAAAACGCATTTGGCGCGAGAACTCAACACCAGCCGATCTCAAGTGGATCGTCTTCTTGATCCAGAAAATACGACTATTACCTTGGAATCGCTGGATCGATTGGCGCATGCCGTCGGCAGGCAACTCAGGATCGAGTTCGCATAA